The region AATTCTGCAGAGGTCTCTAAGATTTCCAAAGACGGCGAGGAAGTGAAGTTCGACAGGGCCTCTATCGCCTGGCCAGCAGATGACAGgacagaggaggatgacCGGTTTGTTCTTCGCGATGTCAGTGTCAATTTTCCGAGAGGAGAGCTCTCTGTCATATCCGGAAAAACTGGCACGGGAAAAAGCTTAATGCTGGCGGCAATCTTGGGCGAGGTGGATGTCTTGGGCGGTACTCTCTATGTTCCACGAGCTCCTTCACTGGCAGTACGTCACGATAACAAGGCCAACAAGAGCAACTGGATCATTCCTGAGGCCATAGCCTACGTCGCCCAGATACCTTGGATCGAGAATGCCAGCATCAAGGACAACATTCTTTTCGGGTTGCCGTTCGATGAGGACCGCTACAAGAAGACGGTAGAGGTATGTGCTCTCAAGAAGGATCTCGAAATGCTTTCGGACGGCGAAAACACCGAAATCGGAGCCAACGGTATCAATCTCAGCGGTGGTCAGAAGTGGCGCATTACGCTCGCTCGCGCCATCTACTCCCGTGCTGGTATCCTCGTTCTGGACGACATCTTCAGTGCAGTTGACGCACACGTCGGCCGACACATCTTTGAAAAGTGTCTCAACGGGGAGCTCGCAACCGGTCGTACACGAATTCTGGTTACGCATCACGTTGCCCTATGCGAGCCGAAGACAAAGTATCTGGTAGAGCTCGGAGATGGCGGGGTGTTGAATGCCGGTTTAGTATCAGAGCTCAGGCAGGGCGGTACGCTGCAAAGGATTAAGACTCACGAGCAGAGCTCCGAAGAGATTGAGGCCGACGAATCTGTGACAGCTGTCAATTCTGACGGGTCAACAGATGACCATGGCAACGAGGATGAAGGAAATACGTTGCAGAAGGTCATGTCCAAAAAGTCAGCCCGAAAGTTCGTCGAGGAAGAGAGTCGTGAGAAAGGAGCTGTCAAGACACGGGTTTACTCGGCTTACCTCAACGCCAGTGGCGGATGGATATATTGGACCGTTGCGGCTCTCATCTTCTCGCTCACGCAGGGCTTTACCATCGGTAGGCAACAATGCTCGCAGCTCCATACAAGACACTAACAAGGCTATAGGGCAATCGTGGTGGCTCAAGATCTGGACCAGCATCTACGAAGAGAAAAACAGCGGCGCGCAGCATATTGCGAACAACTCGCTCGGGCACAGTTTCTTCTACGCCGAAGGCGTACGTCAAACATCACTGCACGCAGCTTCAGGACCCTCAATATCGGGACGCTTCGAGAAAGATCTGAAGTTCTACCTGGGAATCTACGTGGGTATTGCTATCCTTGGTTGCATCATTAGCACGGCAAAGTTCTTCTACATCTTTCTGGGCTCCCTCAGAGCCAGCCGCAAGCTCTTCGCCGAGATGAACTTTACGATTCTCCGAACCCCCATCCGATGGCTCGACACCGTCCCTGTTGGTCGTATCTTGAACCGTTATACCAACGATTTCAGTGTTATTGACTCTCAGCTGGCAAACTCGTTTAGCTTCGGGTTCAACTCTGTGTTGAGTCTTTTCACCGTTATCCTTGCAGGCCTAGTGGTTTCTCCGTATATCATGATTCTTGCACTTGTGCTGCTCCTCATTTGCTTGCGCATCGCCATCACATATATGGATGCGGCAAGACCGGTCAAGCGACTGGAGAGCAACACAAAGTCTCCGGTTTTCGAGCAGTTCGGCTCTTCACTCACCGGTGTTACCACCATCCGTGGTTTCGACAAGGCGGAGGTGTACATTGAGCGCATGTACAAGAAGATTGACGACTATTCGACAGCCACCTGGCATCTCTGGCTTTTCAACCGGTGGATGGGCTTGCGCATGGCTCTCGTGGGCTCTGTCTTCTCGTCTTTTGTAGCGAGCTTGATCCTGCTTACTCCGGGGATTGACGCAGCTCTGGCTGGGTTTGCGCTTGCATTTGCGCTCGACTTTTCCAGCGCGATTATATGGACTATTCGTCTGTACTCCAACATTGAGCTCAATATGAACGCCGCTGAGCGAATTGTCGAGGTAAGTCTTTTGGTATTGCTTGGTTCAAGAGACGAGCTAACACGGAGGATGCAGTACACCGAATTGCCCACAGAGTCTCTTGATGGGATTAGCCCGCCTGCCGCTTGGCCCACTGGGGGCCGCATTGAGGTTGACAACTTGGTGGTTGGCTACGTTGCTGATATGCCGCCCGTTCTCAAAGGGCTCAGTTTCAGCATCAACAGTAACGAAAGAGTTGGCGTCGTCGGCCGCACCGGTGCTGGAAAGTCATCTCTGACCCTGGCTCTGTTCCGTTTCTTGGAGGCTCGGTCTGGCGCTATCCATATTGATGGCATTGACATTTCGAAGATCAAGCTACACGACCTGCGATCTCGCCTCGCCATTATTCCTCAGGATCCCGTTCTCTTTTCCGGAACCATACGTAGCAACCTGGACCCCTTTGACCACCACACTGATGCCGAACTCCGCGACTGTCTTGAACGAGTCCACCTCATCACCGACTCTGAAAACTCGTCGGGAAGCGCCACCCCTATGCCTGGCTCCTCGGAAGCGACGGAGACCCCAAAGAACACCAATGTTTTCAAGAACCTAGACTCGCCTGTCTCAGAAGGGGGGCTGAATCTGTCTCAAGGTCAGCGCCAGCTACTGTGCTTGGCTCGCGCTATTGTAAGCCGGCCGCGTATCATGGTTCTCGACGAGGCCACCTCTGCAGTTGACATGCATACGGACGGGTTGATTCAGAGAAGCATTCGTGAAGAGTTCACTGATGCTACTTTACTTGTCATTGCTCACAGGTTGAGTACCATTGCGGATTTTGACCGGGTTTTGGTGCTCAGCGATGGCTGTGTTGCTGAATATGGGAGCCCCAAGGAGCTTtgggagaagggcgaggggGGTATCTTTAGAGGCATGTGTGAGGAGAGcggtgagaaggagaagttgaAGGCGGTGATATTTGGAGAGGGGCAGTCAAGATGATAAAATAGGAGGTAGGTGTTCCGGATGTGTATTATTTCTCTCTAATTTTCTTTGCTGGGTTATAGACGTTAAAAGGGCAGATGGGGAAATAAAATGGCATCTGTGAGTTTTTTCTTCATGATGGCGAAGTTTATATGGTGTTGCTTGATGTTCAGTGCCCTCCTGTGAAGCCGCAACGTACCCAACAGATCTGGTACTGTGAACCATTTAGCGTCAAACTGACTCGACAGTACAAGAACCACTCCCGCCTTGGAAGTTTGAACTGATATAAGGCCAAAAGCCAAAATCTTACTCTGATTGCCACCTTATCCCAGTACACTTACGCTGCCTACAATCTCCTAGCCACGACCCTCAACCGAACATAATTCACCACGTACTCCACATCCCCCCTTTCGCGCGCTGGTTCCCTTCTACAAACAATTTCCAACAACCtgaccacctccctcaccgcttcctccctttctttctcGTCCCTGATCAACCCAAACAACTTGCCCCCAATCAACctaacccacccctccaggCCGCCCCTTCCATCAATCTTGGTAGGCCTCCACTCCATCTCACTCCTTTCGACCTCAAACCCCCCGACCTTGACCTCCATCATGTCCCTGACCCACTCCTCATCAGGAAAAAACCACGGCTCCCTAATATTCTCGGGCGCTTGTTTCAGCGTCCTAgcaaccacccccaccatcgCGGCCCTCGCCTCAGCGATATTCCCCATCCCGCCCATCTCAAAGACAAACTTGCCCCCCTTCTTGAGAACGTACCGGGCCCCCTCAAAGAACTTTCTGCCCCTGTTCGACACCGGGCCGTCGTCATCCAGAGAAGAAccattgctgctgccgaGCATCCAGTGGATGGCCGCAGAGGAAAAGACTTTGCTGAAGTGTTCTGGTTGGTGGGCCATGGCTGAgtgtttgaggaggtcggAGGTGTTTGCTACTGTTTCCCCCCCAAGTTAGAATTCAGCAATCGCTTCTAGAGAGGGAAAAGTCGGTAAGTGAGTATACCAATAAAAAGAcacttcctctccaacccaacctccttcctcctcacatTCTCCCTCGCGGCCCGGATCATGCTCGGTGATCGGTCTAATCCCAGAAGTTTGCCCCCTCCTTGGGTTAGGACACGGCCGATTTCAATGTCTAGGATTCCATCTGGTTGTACGCGTGTTCTCGTTAGCTAATAACCCCCATCCATCAACGCAAAACAGAAGCATGCAAAAATGTACCACCGCAT is a window of Podospora pseudopauciseta strain CBS 411.78 chromosome 1, whole genome shotgun sequence DNA encoding:
- a CDS encoding hypothetical protein (COG:Q; EggNog:ENOG503NXE6), with the protein product MGSGDSMLVTVATSLAFIGLCSLPAVSSVLLRSRRQDGDRDTYEDADGKATSESVKAFSTKLSKTCILIFANSGFAISLATALLFTHSSGIQLQQWLSTVSWGALLFQSVAITWSRSSVQAYDLGIYSFLSSLTLAGALIIQGTKSAESLLQDNRTLFALCVVELGLAICLSVASVSLPRRPDVLYEGEPVDRLYSTTALGRYTFSWPTALLTLASTQKNLDMTDLPRPDHYTRAASISEAWKKQNSSRPLWLSMLLAHKTVIAVQWFLALCTSVLNFAPQWVILQLLRTLEDRQPGTSSGMDAWAWVFWLGISIVVGSWLESWLFWMSFANLAIPVRAQLGALVFEKSVRKKDIKGVSKSKETPTEPAEGTEPDDTKPTKLDDADELKQGKQSTVNLIGVDARRVGDFAAFQYMFPGSLFKLVVSISFLISLLGWRALFAGLSAMLAIMPVNIYFSKRYAAAQDRLMKTRDKKMEVVTEALQGIRQIKFSALEPDWENKIGAVRERELSAVWDVFVTDTMLLACWITSPILLSAISLAVYAYINGSLTPSVAFVSLGVFKALEVTLSVIPELTTDLLDSWVSIKRLEEYLNSAEVSKISKDGEEVKFDRASIAWPADDRTEEDDRFVLRDVSVNFPRGELSVISGKTGTGKSLMLAAILGEVDVLGGTLYVPRAPSLAVRHDNKANKSNWIIPEAIAYVAQIPWIENASIKDNILFGLPFDEDRYKKTVEVCALKKDLEMLSDGENTEIGANGINLSGGQKWRITLARAIYSRAGILVLDDIFSAVDAHVGRHIFEKCLNGELATGRTRILVTHHVALCEPKTKYLVELGDGGVLNAGLVSELRQGGTLQRIKTHEQSSEEIEADESVTAVNSDGSTDDHGNEDEGNTLQKVMSKKSARKFVEEESREKGAVKTRVYSAYLNASGGWIYWTVAALIFSLTQGFTIGQSWWLKIWTSIYEEKNSGAQHIANNSLGHSFFYAEGVRQTSLHAASGPSISGRFEKDLKFYLGIYVGIAILGCIISTAKFFYIFLGSLRASRKLFAEMNFTILRTPIRWLDTVPVGRILNRYTNDFSVIDSQLANSFSFGFNSVLSLFTVILAGLVVSPYIMILALVLLLICLRIAITYMDAARPVKRLESNTKSPVFEQFGSSLTGVTTIRGFDKAEVYIERMYKKIDDYSTATWHLWLFNRWMGLRMALVGSVFSSFVASLILLTPGIDAALAGFALAFALDFSSAIIWTIRLYSNIELNMNAAERIVEYTELPTESLDGISPPAAWPTGGRIEVDNLVVGYVADMPPVLKGLSFSINSNERVGVVGRTGAGKSSLTLALFRFLEARSGAIHIDGIDISKIKLHDLRSRLAIIPQDPVLFSGTIRSNLDPFDHHTDAELRDCLERVHLITDSENSSGSATPMPGSSEATETPKNTNVFKNLDSPVSEGGLNLSQGQRQLLCLARAIVSRPRIMVLDEATSAVDMHTDGLIQRSIREEFTDATLLVIAHRLSTIADFDRVLVLSDGCVAEYGSPKELWEKGEGGIFRGMCEESGEKEKLKAVIFGEGQSR
- a CDS encoding hypothetical protein (COG:S; EggNog:ENOG503NYE5), which gives rise to MTSIREWKADEYQKSLGFVPKLATKVLEWLDVKADDKVLDLGCGDGILDIEIGRVLTQGGGKLLGLDRSPSMIRAARENVRRKEVGLERKCLFIVANTSDLLKHSAMAHQPEHFSKVFSSAAIHWMLGSSNGSSLDDDGPVSNRGRKFFEGARYVLKKGGKFVFEMGGMGNIAEARAAMVGVVARTLKQAPENIREPWFFPDEEWVRDMMEVKVGGFEVERSEMEWRPTKIDGRGGLEGWVRLIGGKLFGLIRDEKEREEAVREVVRLLEIVCRREPARERGDVEYVVNYVRLRVVARRL